The following coding sequences are from one Limnobacter sp. SAORIC-580 window:
- a CDS encoding S1C family serine protease: protein MKPNQNQRGASATALLAFVLFVALLYVLYNQSSIENLFTSRPENVTPRVVEARGDLAAGEKSVVELFEVSKASVAYIFTESVQGQLFFRRVAEGTGSGFIWDDAGHIVTNAHVVEGASRIRVQLDDSEPLPARLVGIAPSYDLAVIRLVNKPANLRPIPVGTSGDLLVGQSVFAIGNPFGLSKTLTAGIVSALGRTLPVSNGREIPDVIQTDAAINPGNSGGPLLDSAGRLIGVNTAILSQSGSSAGVGFAIPVDLVNEIVPQLIERGTLPRPGIGIAVADESLARRLGIRGIAVMGVEPGSPAAQAGLKPFDLQAGVVGDIIIAVDRKPVANVLQLSKALEAIGVGGTANLLVMRGDDTREVAVSIVDLEAR from the coding sequence GTGAAACCGAACCAGAATCAACGCGGTGCCTCAGCCACTGCATTGCTTGCCTTTGTGTTGTTTGTGGCTTTGCTGTACGTGCTGTACAACCAGTCTAGTATCGAAAACCTGTTCACCAGCCGCCCCGAAAATGTCACGCCACGTGTGGTGGAGGCGCGGGGAGATCTCGCCGCAGGCGAAAAAAGCGTGGTTGAGCTCTTCGAGGTGTCCAAGGCGTCCGTGGCTTACATTTTTACGGAAAGCGTGCAGGGCCAACTGTTTTTCAGGCGAGTGGCGGAAGGCACAGGCTCAGGCTTTATTTGGGACGATGCCGGCCACATTGTGACCAATGCCCATGTGGTGGAGGGCGCCAGTCGTATTCGTGTGCAGCTTGATGATTCCGAGCCTTTACCGGCGCGTCTTGTGGGTATTGCACCCTCATACGATCTCGCGGTGATCCGGCTGGTGAACAAGCCTGCCAACCTGCGGCCCATCCCTGTGGGCACCTCTGGCGACTTGCTGGTGGGGCAGTCTGTGTTTGCGATTGGCAACCCCTTCGGTTTGTCCAAAACGCTCACTGCCGGCATTGTCAGTGCCTTGGGGCGTACTTTGCCTGTGAGCAACGGGCGTGAAATTCCTGACGTCATACAAACCGATGCAGCGATCAACCCTGGCAACTCAGGAGGCCCCTTGCTGGATTCTGCCGGGCGTTTGATCGGTGTCAACACCGCCATTCTCTCTCAAAGCGGCTCCTCCGCTGGTGTAGGCTTTGCAATTCCTGTGGATTTGGTCAATGAAATTGTGCCGCAACTAATCGAGCGCGGTACCTTGCCCCGCCCCGGTATTGGCATTGCAGTGGCGGATGAGTCGCTGGCCCGCCGCCTGGGTATTCGCGGCATCGCAGTCATGGGCGTTGAGCCAGGTTCGCCCGCCGCCCAAGCGGGTTTGAAACCGTTTGATTTGCAGGCTGGTGTGGTGGGCGACATTATTATCGCCGTCGACCGCAAGCCAGTGGCCAATGTGTTGCAGCTGTCGAAAGCGCTTGAGGCTATTGGCGTAGGCGGTACTGCCAATTTGCTGGTGATGCGGGGTGACGACACGCGAGAAGTGGCTGTCAGTATCGTGGATCTGGAAGCGCGTTAA
- a CDS encoding DUF2946 family protein, producing MDDLVEKALARWPNVPAIAGWLKLNMQGDWLLTGPVPEGLTISHPRILNFMARNYGREADGRYYFQNGPQKAYVHLAYTPWVYRIHPLEHGALMLSTHTGLVCWPLGMYQDEQGRVLIEGEQGIGLLHSNDMDLLAKGLQESKGELIHQASWAVPEVDPDTLIAARTRLRRDKTTSTGQRTCTLKLLPIESSAVALRFQFNPNPEVNQQDPNS from the coding sequence GTGGATGACCTTGTAGAAAAAGCACTGGCGCGCTGGCCCAACGTGCCGGCTATTGCCGGGTGGCTCAAGTTAAACATGCAGGGCGACTGGCTGCTGACCGGGCCAGTGCCAGAAGGGTTAACAATCAGTCACCCGCGAATCTTGAATTTCATGGCGCGCAATTACGGCCGTGAGGCCGATGGCCGCTACTATTTTCAGAATGGCCCTCAAAAGGCTTATGTGCACCTGGCGTACACGCCTTGGGTGTATCGAATTCACCCGCTGGAACACGGCGCTTTGATGTTGAGCACCCACACCGGCTTGGTGTGTTGGCCTTTGGGCATGTATCAAGATGAACAGGGCAGGGTGTTGATTGAAGGTGAGCAAGGCATTGGCCTGTTGCACAGCAATGACATGGACCTGCTTGCGAAAGGCTTGCAAGAAAGCAAAGGCGAGCTGATTCACCAGGCCAGTTGGGCAGTGCCCGAAGTAGACCCCGACACCCTGATTGCTGCGCGCACAAGGCTGCGCCGTGACAAAACCACGTCCACGGGTCAACGCACTTGCACGTTGAAATTGCTGCCGATTGAATCGAGCGCTGTGGCGCTGCGTTTTCAATTCAACCCGAATCCAGAAGTTAACCAGCAGGATCCCAATTCGTGA
- a CDS encoding YybH family protein has protein sequence MSRAKVIHSSPQDIEQAFYEALEAADLEALMDLWADDEHVVCIHPGGPRVEGYHDVRDSWKEILSAGALQIRVVPVHRVEGVMVSVHNIVEQVMMSSSRGEPHVVQVNATNVYHKGPNGWKIVMHHASPAMDSEEMVEDDLSDFDPQPTLH, from the coding sequence ATGTCCCGAGCCAAAGTTATTCATTCTTCACCGCAAGACATCGAGCAAGCCTTTTACGAGGCACTTGAAGCGGCCGATCTTGAAGCCCTAATGGATCTTTGGGCTGACGATGAACATGTGGTGTGCATTCACCCTGGCGGCCCCCGTGTGGAGGGCTATCACGACGTGCGCGACTCGTGGAAGGAAATTCTTTCAGCGGGCGCTCTGCAAATTCGTGTGGTGCCTGTGCACCGTGTGGAAGGCGTGATGGTGTCGGTACACAACATTGTTGAACAAGTGATGATGAGCAGCTCGCGGGGTGAGCCTCATGTCGTGCAGGTGAATGCGACCAATGTGTATCACAAGGGGCCGAACGGCTGGAAAATCGTGATGCATCACGCAAGCCCTGCCATGGATTCTGAAGAAATGGTCGAGGACGACCTGTCCGACTTCGATCCGCAGCCTACGCTGCATTAA
- a CDS encoding TetR/AcrR family transcriptional regulator: MKQCLANAQPRWTRRKQERPQELLDAALTIFSEKGFAGARLEDVAKSAGVSKGTVYLYYSNKEELLKAVVKEHVSPIVEEAKSLLEPDKSSATLIREAIHLWWLKYGSTKLSSITKIVLSEANAFPELARFFYDEVVRPWWDYLESVLKRGISRGEFTDIDTEYAAQVLCAPLVTLGLWKRTMDGCCGVETNPMRYIEAHIQMVLNGLTCPHTSRVA; the protein is encoded by the coding sequence ATGAAGCAATGTCTGGCGAATGCTCAACCCCGTTGGACGCGTAGAAAACAAGAGCGCCCACAAGAACTACTCGATGCCGCACTGACCATTTTCAGCGAAAAAGGATTCGCTGGAGCCCGCCTTGAAGACGTGGCCAAAAGCGCAGGCGTCAGCAAAGGCACGGTTTATCTGTATTACTCCAACAAGGAAGAACTACTGAAAGCCGTGGTGAAAGAACATGTTTCACCCATTGTGGAAGAGGCAAAAAGCCTGCTGGAACCCGACAAAAGCTCGGCCACACTGATTCGTGAAGCCATCCACCTGTGGTGGTTGAAATACGGCTCTACCAAATTAAGCAGCATCACAAAAATTGTACTGTCCGAGGCCAATGCATTTCCCGAGCTGGCTCGCTTTTTCTATGACGAAGTGGTTCGCCCGTGGTGGGACTACCTTGAATCCGTGCTGAAACGTGGCATTTCCCGCGGAGAATTCACAGACATTGACACCGAGTACGCTGCCCAAGTGCTGTGCGCACCGCTGGTTACCCTTGGATTGTGGAAACGAACCATGGATGGTTGCTGCGGCGTGGAAACCAACCCCATGCGCTACATTGAAGCGCACATTCAAATGGTGCTGAATGGTTTGACCTGCCCGCACACATCGCGTGTTGCGTAA
- a CDS encoding zinc-finger domain-containing protein, with product MISDKKAKHETVQLDGDQLPAFCPNPAMPVWNTHPKVYLDVTKTGKATCPYCGTVYTLKPGAKVHAH from the coding sequence ATGATCAGTGATAAAAAAGCAAAACACGAAACTGTGCAACTTGATGGCGACCAGCTGCCTGCGTTTTGTCCCAACCCGGCCATGCCGGTGTGGAACACACACCCCAAGGTGTACCTGGATGTGACCAAAACAGGCAAGGCCACCTGCCCTTATTGCGGCACGGTGTACACCTTGAAGCCTGGTGCAAAAGTACACGCACATTGA
- a CDS encoding branched-chain amino acid transaminase: MSMADRDGFIWFDGKLVPWREAQIHVLTHSLHYGLSVFEGERAYKTDKGPAIFRLKEHTDRLFNSAHIYRMNMPYTREQIMDACCDVVRANNLDSCYIRPIAFYGSEKMGVSPKGAVTHVAIAAWPWGAYLGEEGLQKGIRVKTSSYARHHVNVTMARAKFAATYANSILANTEAVQDGYDEALLLDVDGFVAEGAGENVFVIKDGCIYEPEIASALVGITRSTIISLAREMGMEVKSKRLTRDDIYIADECFFTGTAAEVTPVRELDNRTIGAGTRGPITEELQKRYFDVVYGRNEKYEHWLTRV; encoded by the coding sequence ATGTCAATGGCCGATCGCGATGGCTTTATCTGGTTTGACGGCAAACTCGTGCCGTGGCGTGAAGCTCAAATTCACGTGCTCACCCACAGTTTGCATTATGGTTTGTCTGTGTTTGAAGGCGAGCGTGCTTACAAAACAGACAAAGGCCCTGCCATTTTCAGGTTGAAAGAGCACACCGATCGCCTGTTCAATTCGGCCCACATTTACCGCATGAACATGCCCTACACCCGCGAGCAGATCATGGACGCCTGTTGCGACGTGGTGCGCGCCAACAACCTGGACTCTTGTTACATCCGCCCAATTGCCTTTTACGGCTCTGAGAAAATGGGCGTATCGCCCAAGGGTGCTGTAACCCACGTGGCAATTGCTGCCTGGCCTTGGGGCGCTTACCTGGGCGAAGAAGGTCTGCAGAAAGGCATTCGGGTTAAAACATCGTCTTACGCCCGTCACCATGTGAACGTGACCATGGCGCGTGCCAAGTTTGCGGCCACGTATGCCAACTCAATTCTGGCCAACACTGAAGCTGTGCAAGACGGATACGATGAAGCCCTGTTACTGGATGTGGACGGTTTTGTGGCTGAAGGCGCTGGCGAAAACGTATTCGTGATTAAAGACGGCTGCATTTACGAGCCTGAAATTGCCTCGGCCCTGGTCGGAATTACCCGCTCAACCATTATTTCCCTGGCCCGGGAAATGGGTATGGAGGTGAAAAGCAAGCGCTTGACCCGTGATGACATTTACATCGCTGACGAGTGCTTCTTCACTGGCACGGCGGCTGAAGTAACGCCCGTACGCGAACTGGACAACCGAACCATCGGTGCTGGCACACGCGGCCCAATTACCGAGGAATTGCAGAAGCGTTATTTCGACGTGGTGTACGGTCGAAATGAAAAATATGAACACTGGCTGACCCGGGTGTAA
- the purU gene encoding formyltetrahydrofolate deformylase, with product MRDYILTISCPDTTGIVYNVSKFLFDQQCNILDSAQFGDESTNLFFLRVHFSLPLESKLTEVELQANFAKVAEPFAMKYQFFDARVKPRVLLMVSKFGHCLNDLLFRWKSGQLPCEIPAIVSNHQDFALLAASYGVPFYHLPVKHEAKELQETQIRQIIEREKIDLVVLARYMQILSPELCRDMLGRVINIHHSFLPSFKGAKPYQQAFDRGVKLIGATAHYVTSDLDEGPIIEQDVARVDHSLTPEELTARGRDTECMVLARAVKWHCEHRVVLNGSKTVVFQ from the coding sequence ATGCGTGATTACATCCTGACAATTTCTTGCCCCGACACCACGGGCATTGTGTACAACGTCAGCAAATTTTTGTTTGACCAACAGTGCAACATTCTTGACTCTGCCCAATTTGGCGACGAGTCCACCAATCTTTTTTTCCTGCGTGTGCATTTTTCATTGCCGCTTGAAAGCAAGCTGACCGAAGTCGAATTGCAGGCCAATTTCGCGAAGGTGGCAGAGCCCTTCGCCATGAAATACCAGTTTTTTGATGCCCGTGTAAAGCCTCGCGTGCTGCTGATGGTATCCAAGTTCGGTCATTGCCTGAACGATCTTCTGTTTCGCTGGAAAAGTGGTCAGCTGCCCTGTGAAATTCCGGCCATTGTTTCCAATCATCAGGATTTTGCCCTGCTGGCCGCTTCGTACGGTGTGCCGTTTTACCACCTGCCTGTCAAGCATGAGGCCAAGGAGCTTCAGGAAACACAGATTCGCCAAATCATTGAGCGCGAGAAAATTGACCTGGTGGTGCTGGCCCGCTACATGCAAATTTTGTCGCCGGAATTGTGCCGCGATATGCTGGGTCGGGTGATCAATATTCACCACAGTTTCTTGCCCAGCTTCAAGGGTGCCAAGCCCTACCAGCAAGCCTTTGATCGGGGTGTCAAGTTGATTGGTGCCACGGCGCACTATGTGACCTCAGATCTGGACGAAGGCCCGATTATTGAACAAGATGTAGCACGCGTTGACCATTCTTTAACCCCAGAAGAGTTGACCGCCCGAGGACGTGACACCGAGTGTATGGTGTTGGCCCGTGCGGTGAAATGGCATTGTGAACACCGTGTGGTTTTGAATGGATCAAAAACCGTGGTGTTTCAGTGA
- the msrA gene encoding peptide-methionine (S)-S-oxide reductase MsrA, which produces MSSKIEQATLGGGCFWCTEAVFRQLKGIELCESGYSGGSDPNPNYDKVCGGKTGHAEVIRLHYDPELISFRKILAVFFAIHDPTTLNRQGNDVGTQYRSVIFFHTPEQRDTAVAFVEDLEKRKIFRDKVVTEISPLLNYFPAEKYHQEYFENNPMQPYCAYVVAPKVEKAEDLFGDLFKR; this is translated from the coding sequence ATGTCGAGCAAGATAGAACAGGCAACCTTGGGCGGGGGTTGTTTCTGGTGCACGGAAGCTGTTTTCCGGCAACTCAAAGGAATCGAGTTGTGCGAATCGGGCTACAGCGGGGGAAGCGACCCCAACCCCAACTATGACAAGGTGTGTGGCGGCAAAACCGGCCATGCCGAGGTAATCCGGCTGCACTACGATCCGGAACTCATCTCATTCCGGAAAATATTGGCAGTTTTTTTCGCCATTCACGACCCCACCACCTTGAACCGACAAGGCAACGATGTGGGCACGCAGTACCGCTCGGTTATTTTCTTTCACACGCCCGAGCAACGCGACACAGCCGTGGCTTTTGTTGAAGACCTGGAAAAACGGAAAATTTTCCGCGACAAGGTAGTGACCGAGATTTCGCCCTTGCTGAATTATTTTCCGGCCGAGAAATACCACCAGGAATACTTCGAGAACAACCCGATGCAACCTTACTGCGCCTATGTGGTGGCCCCAAAGGTTGAGAAGGCTGAAGACCTGTTTGGTGATCTGTTCAAGCGCTAA
- a CDS encoding TolC family outer membrane protein, whose translation MTQPDQPVPTRQKSGLKHLLFMTLLGLLGYSMLSNSAWAQNPTPQNLLTLYSLAKQNDPTFRAAASQLQADLETENQAFSALLPNINFGARIEKQDNTYDAFGMSIDASRNPGTYSLVLNQALFRPQAWETYKQSQLSGEVAKLSFQQAEQELVLRLTRAYFDLLTAQDDLASIRDQKTAITEQLALAKANFEVGSATVTDQQEAQARFDLAVAQELAAQNQLAQRKLQLETIVGLSVDELATLAPTTQLKAPTPNTAEAWAEQARNNNLKAQQARLAKLIAKGESNKAKYGHLPTLDLTAQMVETEQQIFDGNSGRPFDLGVDSTTIGLVMNIPIFSGGGTQSQVRQQAALLEKAMNNVELAGRNATQAAKSAFLGVQTSLAQVKALETALASSELALQSNKTAYEVGIRINVDVLNAQQQFNATQRDLSKAKYTSLINMLELQAVAGQLNAETVQQINQLLVQ comes from the coding sequence ATGACCCAGCCCGATCAACCCGTGCCAACGCGACAGAAATCGGGCCTCAAGCACTTGCTGTTCATGACTTTGCTGGGATTGCTGGGTTACTCAATGCTCAGTAATTCGGCATGGGCTCAAAACCCCACCCCTCAAAACCTGCTCACGCTGTACAGCCTGGCCAAACAAAACGACCCCACCTTTCGGGCGGCAGCCTCGCAGTTGCAGGCTGACCTTGAAACTGAAAACCAGGCATTTTCAGCTTTGCTGCCCAATATCAACTTTGGGGCACGCATTGAAAAACAAGACAACACCTACGATGCGTTTGGTATGTCGATTGACGCCAGCCGCAATCCCGGCACCTACAGCCTGGTGCTGAACCAGGCACTGTTTCGCCCTCAAGCCTGGGAAACCTACAAACAAAGCCAATTGAGCGGAGAAGTTGCCAAGCTCAGCTTTCAGCAAGCTGAACAGGAACTTGTTTTGCGGTTGACTCGCGCATATTTCGATTTATTAACCGCGCAAGACGACTTGGCCAGCATTCGTGATCAAAAAACGGCGATTACTGAACAATTGGCCTTGGCGAAAGCCAATTTTGAGGTGGGCAGCGCCACCGTCACCGATCAACAAGAGGCACAAGCCCGATTTGATCTGGCCGTGGCCCAGGAACTGGCTGCCCAGAACCAGTTGGCCCAACGCAAGCTACAACTGGAAACCATAGTGGGCCTTTCGGTGGATGAACTGGCCACACTTGCACCTACAACGCAACTTAAAGCACCTACGCCAAACACCGCCGAGGCCTGGGCAGAGCAGGCCCGCAACAACAACCTGAAAGCCCAGCAAGCGCGACTTGCAAAATTGATTGCCAAAGGCGAGAGCAACAAGGCCAAATATGGGCACTTGCCTACCCTTGACCTGACTGCCCAAATGGTTGAAACCGAGCAGCAGATTTTTGATGGCAACAGTGGGCGCCCCTTCGACTTGGGAGTTGACAGCACCACAATTGGCTTGGTGATGAACATACCGATTTTCAGCGGTGGTGGCACTCAAAGCCAGGTGCGCCAGCAAGCTGCACTGCTGGAAAAAGCAATGAACAATGTAGAACTGGCAGGCAGGAATGCCACGCAGGCTGCGAAGTCAGCATTCTTGGGCGTTCAAACCAGCCTTGCACAGGTGAAAGCACTTGAAACTGCACTTGCCTCGAGTGAACTGGCCCTGCAATCGAATAAAACCGCCTATGAGGTGGGAATCCGGATCAATGTCGACGTATTAAACGCCCAGCAACAGTTCAATGCCACGCAACGTGACCTCTCAAAGGCCAAATACACCAGCCTGATCAATATGCTTGAACTACAAGCAGTGGCCGGGCAATTGAATGCTGAAACGGTGCAGCAAATTAATCAGTTACTGGTTCAGTAA
- the waaF gene encoding lipopolysaccharide heptosyltransferase II, which produces MKVLIVAPNWIGDAVMSLSLIQALHQDNTLRFADGRPCEIHVLAPPVTAPVYQFSHAVRAVQVEPFSHGKLQWRLRKQVGASLAGRGFDMAVVLPNSLKSALVPWFAGIPKRVGYSGELRTAVLTHPLPKPSKKAKPPMIEWYGQLGAYFADVLEFPVLHVEAGMRTEACTEFGLQPGFLAIAPGAEFGPAKRWPAGHFAEVATGFLLRNPSQKAVLFGGPKDSGFCGEILGLMPLDLQTRAFSLAGKTSLAQAVALMSAASQLLTNDSGLMHVAAALNVQVHAVFGSSSPHHTPPLSSRAKVYYLNLECSPCFQRECPLGHTNCLKKLDPKMVLEQLVPASQGV; this is translated from the coding sequence TTGAAGGTTTTAATTGTTGCGCCCAATTGGATTGGCGATGCGGTCATGAGCCTGTCGCTGATTCAAGCCTTGCATCAAGACAACACCCTGCGGTTTGCTGACGGCAGACCCTGCGAAATCCATGTTCTAGCCCCACCGGTCACTGCGCCTGTGTACCAGTTTAGCCACGCTGTCCGAGCTGTGCAGGTTGAACCTTTTTCCCATGGAAAATTACAGTGGCGCTTGCGCAAACAAGTGGGTGCTTCGCTGGCCGGTCGTGGTTTTGACATGGCGGTGGTTTTGCCCAATTCCCTGAAATCAGCTTTGGTGCCCTGGTTTGCAGGCATTCCAAAACGGGTGGGCTATAGCGGAGAGCTGCGCACAGCGGTGCTTACGCATCCCTTGCCCAAGCCCTCCAAAAAAGCCAAGCCTCCCATGATCGAGTGGTACGGCCAACTTGGAGCCTATTTCGCCGATGTGCTTGAGTTTCCGGTGTTGCATGTTGAAGCGGGGATGCGCACCGAAGCATGCACCGAGTTTGGCCTTCAGCCCGGTTTTTTGGCCATTGCGCCCGGTGCCGAGTTCGGTCCCGCCAAGCGCTGGCCAGCCGGGCATTTCGCTGAAGTGGCGACCGGGTTTTTACTGCGCAACCCTTCACAGAAGGCTGTGCTGTTCGGTGGGCCCAAAGACTCTGGTTTTTGCGGGGAAATTCTTGGCCTGATGCCTTTGGATTTACAAACCCGTGCCTTTAGCCTGGCAGGTAAAACCAGTTTGGCGCAGGCTGTGGCCCTGATGTCGGCGGCTAGCCAGTTGCTGACCAACGATTCGGGCTTGATGCATGTGGCTGCTGCGTTAAACGTGCAGGTGCATGCGGTGTTTGGTTCCAGCAGCCCGCACCACACACCGCCCTTGAGCAGCAGGGCCAAAGTGTATTACCTCAATCTGGAGTGCAGCCCCTGTTTTCAGCGGGAGTGCCCACTGGGCCACACCAATTGCCTGAAAAAGCTCGACCCGAAAATGGTGTTGGAACAGCTGGTGCCTGCTTCTCAGGGAGTATGA
- a CDS encoding hydrolase translates to MVYRPPWWLPEGHSQTIMAARWANKPSVHYHRVRWNTPDGDFIDLDFTEPPEQAAKHQTLWVLFHGLEGCSRSHYSLAVMNQARMAGALGVVVHFRGCSGENNWMPRAYHSGDSPEMDWILRRLREQLPAVEHMHVTGVSLGGNVLLKWLGEQEKQAQEVVSSAVSVSAPVDLLAGAVSLAKGFNLVYTRMFLSTLVPKSIDKVKRFPELGKAEDIANCKDFFDFDNRVTAPWHGFRDAEHYYAVSSAKPLLKHIAVPTLMIHAKNDPFMSGQHLPAHHEVSSQVKCLFTEHGGHVGFANGRSLRLGLDWLPKQCDAFFAQHSAKQTGASGG, encoded by the coding sequence ATGGTGTACCGCCCGCCCTGGTGGCTTCCCGAGGGCCATTCCCAAACCATCATGGCTGCACGTTGGGCCAACAAACCCAGCGTGCATTATCACCGTGTGCGCTGGAATACACCCGATGGCGATTTCATCGACCTCGACTTCACTGAGCCTCCTGAACAGGCAGCAAAACACCAAACGTTGTGGGTGTTGTTTCACGGCCTGGAGGGTTGCTCCCGCAGTCACTACAGCCTTGCGGTAATGAACCAGGCTCGCATGGCGGGGGCTTTGGGTGTGGTTGTGCACTTTCGGGGGTGTTCCGGCGAAAACAATTGGATGCCGCGTGCCTATCATTCGGGCGATTCTCCTGAAATGGACTGGATACTGCGCCGCCTGCGTGAACAGTTGCCAGCCGTTGAGCACATGCATGTGACTGGTGTTTCACTGGGTGGCAATGTGTTGTTGAAGTGGCTGGGTGAGCAGGAAAAGCAGGCGCAAGAGGTGGTCAGTTCAGCGGTGTCGGTGAGTGCGCCTGTCGATTTGCTGGCTGGGGCTGTGTCGCTGGCCAAAGGTTTCAACCTGGTTTATACCCGCATGTTTTTGAGTACTTTGGTGCCAAAGTCAATTGATAAGGTCAAGCGCTTTCCGGAATTGGGAAAGGCTGAAGACATTGCCAATTGCAAAGACTTCTTTGATTTCGACAACCGCGTTACCGCCCCTTGGCACGGCTTTCGGGATGCCGAGCATTATTACGCTGTGTCCTCGGCCAAGCCGCTGCTGAAACATATTGCGGTGCCCACCTTGATGATTCACGCAAAAAATGATCCCTTCATGAGTGGTCAACATTTGCCGGCACACCATGAAGTTTCTTCGCAGGTGAAGTGCCTTTTTACAGAGCATGGTGGCCATGTGGGCTTTGCCAATGGTCGCAGCTTGCGTTTGGGGCTGGACTGGTTGCCCAAGCAATGCGATGCTTTCTTTGCACAGCACTCTGCAAAGCAAACAGGAGCAAGTGGTGGATGA
- a CDS encoding protein-L-isoaspartate O-methyltransferase family protein — protein sequence MDFEKARFNMIEQQIRPWNVLNQKVLDLLEMIKRENFVCTGLEKLAFTDCDLPIRVNGADTGEAMFSPKMEARILQELELGTHEKVLEIGTGTGYMAALMAQQCAHVTTIELNPAIAELARSNLKKNGITRVKVLEGCGFQLAPTLGQFDVIVLSGSTPIMPAGLLEAVNPLGRLMAVIGQAPAMQLVLARKSRDGQLITTPLFETMTKVLINAPKANEFVF from the coding sequence ATGGACTTCGAGAAAGCCCGCTTCAACATGATTGAACAACAAATCCGCCCTTGGAACGTGTTGAACCAGAAGGTGCTTGATTTGCTTGAAATGATCAAACGCGAGAATTTTGTGTGTACCGGGCTTGAAAAACTAGCCTTCACCGATTGTGACTTGCCGATCCGGGTGAATGGCGCCGACACAGGCGAGGCCATGTTCAGCCCAAAAATGGAAGCTCGCATTCTTCAGGAACTTGAGTTGGGTACGCATGAAAAGGTGCTGGAAATTGGCACTGGCACGGGCTATATGGCTGCGCTGATGGCACAACAGTGTGCCCATGTCACCACCATTGAGTTGAACCCGGCCATTGCCGAACTGGCCCGCAGCAACTTGAAAAAAAACGGGATTACCCGCGTGAAAGTGCTTGAAGGCTGTGGATTCCAGTTGGCGCCAACGCTCGGCCAGTTTGACGTCATCGTGCTGTCTGGTTCCACACCCATCATGCCCGCCGGCTTGCTTGAAGCGGTCAACCCACTTGGACGCCTGATGGCCGTGATTGGTCAGGCACCGGCCATGCAGTTGGTGTTGGCCCGCAAGTCGCGCGATGGCCAACTGATTACCACACCTTTGTTTGAAACCATGACCAAGGTGTTAATCAACGCACCCAAGGCCAACGAATTCGTATTCTAA
- a CDS encoding tRNA threonylcarbamoyladenosine dehydratase: MVEPMDEHPDLNRRFGGISRLYGDGTHAFLNQRVHAMVVGVGGVGSWAAEALARSGVGHITLVDMDHVAESNINRQIQATDATLGREKIKALADHIHGYFPQCQITLVDAFLEPDNAQALLTEFAAAAGECKVVLDCCDNVRAKVAMVTWAKRLNLAVVLSGSAGGKTKPWLVQPADLRDTTNDPLLAKVRYTLRREHGYAKDPKKKLGVSVFYSAEQVKRSDACEPAAGLNCAGYGSVVAVTATMGMQMTAWAIAHAVDKRSKPGS, encoded by the coding sequence ATGGTTGAGCCGATGGACGAGCATCCGGATCTGAATCGACGTTTTGGCGGAATAAGTCGCCTGTACGGTGATGGCACACATGCGTTTCTCAATCAGCGCGTTCATGCCATGGTGGTGGGTGTGGGTGGCGTGGGTTCCTGGGCTGCTGAGGCCTTGGCTCGCAGTGGGGTTGGCCACATTACGCTGGTTGATATGGACCATGTTGCTGAAAGCAACATCAATCGGCAAATTCAGGCCACTGATGCCACCTTGGGGCGGGAAAAAATCAAGGCTTTGGCCGATCATATTCATGGCTATTTCCCGCAGTGCCAAATTACTTTGGTGGATGCGTTCCTGGAGCCTGACAATGCACAGGCCCTATTGACTGAATTTGCTGCTGCGGCTGGCGAATGCAAAGTTGTATTGGACTGTTGCGACAATGTGCGGGCGAAGGTGGCCATGGTGACTTGGGCCAAGCGTTTAAACCTTGCCGTGGTGCTGTCTGGCAGCGCGGGCGGAAAAACCAAACCCTGGCTTGTGCAACCTGCCGATTTGCGCGACACCACCAACGACCCTTTGCTGGCCAAGGTGCGGTACACCTTGCGCCGCGAACACGGGTATGCCAAGGACCCCAAGAAAAAATTGGGCGTGTCGGTTTTCTATTCAGCGGAGCAGGTCAAGCGCAGCGATGCTTGTGAGCCCGCGGCTGGGCTGAATTGCGCAGGTTACGGTTCAGTGGTTGCAGTAACCGCCACCATGGGCATGCAAATGACCGCGTGGGCCATTGCGCACGCGGTCGATAAGCGCAGCAAACCTGGTTCTTAA